The Kluyveromyces lactis strain NRRL Y-1140 chromosome D complete sequence genome has a window encoding:
- a CDS encoding uncharacterized protein (conserved hypothetical protein), whose product MISDPRFQYDNVLFVDDDDTSETVIFNIRSWYLTLVGILVKYGSQSISDATTMLDNSWLIKGFCCETYKQVCLYSHEYEYYWAMLVLHGDLFWRRGISGDLPTGYDQWEQEYIRANGLAESIFEFS is encoded by the coding sequence ATGATATCCGACCCACGCTTTCAGTATGATAATGTTCTCTTTGtggatgatgatgatactTCGGAAACagtcattttcaatatacGATCTTGGTACCTGACTCTTGTAGGTATACTTGTGAAATATGGTAGCCAATCGATCAGTGATGCGACTACGATGCTCGACAATTCATGGCTAATCAAGGGTTTCTGCTGTGAAACATACAAGCAGGTGTGTTTGTACAGTCATGAATACGAGTATTATTGGGCCATGCTTGTTTTGCATGGGGATTTGTTCTGGCGCAGGGGAATTAGTGGCGACTTGCCAACAGGATATGATCAGTGGGAGCAAGAATACATACGCGCTAACGGCCTTGCGGAATcaatatttgaattcaGTTAA
- a CDS encoding uncharacterized protein (similar to uniprot|P40586 Saccharomyces cerevisiae YIR042C Hypothetical ORF) → MSVLLNQFEQPVGKPIYDWTVRKLPEDIVVHGEHCLVESLDVNKHAEDLFKAYNASPDSIWTYLPSEPRRTFSELKGYLEGLAKLPLSKTYAIINKKTGKAVGTFSLIRTDINNGVIEVGFVLFSKDMQRTLISTEAHYLLMNYVFEDLGYRRYEWKCDSLNKPSGNAAQRLGFKFEGTFRNAMIYKQRTRDTCWFSIIDEEWAVARTAFKNWLSKNNFDQAGKQLESLLEIRSRL, encoded by the coding sequence ATGTCTGTTCTACTAAATCAATTTGAACAGCCTGTTGGTAAACCAATATACGATTGGACTGTAAGAAAACTTCCTGAGGATATTGTGGTCCATGGTGAACATTGTCTAGTCGAATCTCTTGATGTTAACAAACATGCAGAGGATCTTTTTAAAGCTTATAATGCTTCTCCGGACTCTATTTGGACGTACCTTCCCTCTGAACCCCGTCGCACGTTCAGTGAATTGAAAGGTTATCTCGAAGGTCTTGCCAAACTACCACTTTCCAAGACTTACGCAATCATTAACAAGAAGACTGGAAAAGCTGTTGGGACGTTTTCATTGATTAGGACGGACATCAATAATGGGGTCATTGAAGTAGGATTCGTCctcttttcaaaagataTGCAAAGGACGTTGATATCCACAGAAGCCCACTATCTGCTAATGAACTATGTTTTCGAAGATTTAGGGTATCGAAGATATGAGTGGAAATGTGACAGTTTAAACAAACCATCGGGTAACGCAGCTCAAAGACTTGGATTTAAATTTGAGGGTACGTTCCGAAATGCAATGATTTACAAACAAAGAACTCGAGACACATGCTGGTTTTCCATCATTGACGAAGAATGGGCAGTTGCTCGGACTGCCTTTAAGAACTGGTTGTCGAAAAATAACTTCGACCAAGCTGGGAAACAATTAGAATCATTACTGGAGATAAGAAGCCGCCTCTGA
- the MRS6 gene encoding GTPase-activating protein MRS6 (similar to uniprot|P32864 Saccharomyces cerevisiae YOR370C MRS6 Rab escort protein forms a complex with the Ras-like small GTPase Ypt1p that is required for the prenylation of Ypt1p by protein geranylgeranyltransferase type II (Bet2p-Bet4p)), with product MLNAERRPSMAERRPSFFSPGPDGSLQSTSLVVPHLAGIEDPLPETTPEQVDVLIAGTGLIESILSASLAWQGSTVLHIDSNNYYGDTWATMTIDQLKNWTNQVNEDSDETRFYKDARLYVSGLVAQGKFKSKNFGIDLSPKILFAQSDLLSVLIKSRVHQYLEFQSLSNFHTFENDNFERLTNSKQEIFTDQTLPLMTKRNLMRFIKFVLEWEKSTDIWKPYAEQPLASFLVDKFKLEKPQVFELIFSIGMCRNLDTKTPEGLARIRRFLTSFDVYGPFPVLYSKYGGPGELSQGFCRSAAVAGATYKLNHKLVSYDPNSQTAVFEDGSRVRVTEKVVASPTQHPQNGGNIPPQKYEVHRLTCVVEKDCSQWFSEGESAAMVVFPPDSLKTGNVEAVQVVILGSGAEVCEPGTCVWYFSTTQAGPRGDLDLDAALEAMINSILRESSDIPNEDELVQINSNGVPLVNSVKLGQSFKELISKERVNFIMKLYYTQYTSTPPFDIVTPDLFDLNKSKEFIPGASDNGILYTSLPSGEVSYDEVITAAKFLYEKIVGSDDDFFDLDFENDEPDLKNTNKTINSYDESAIADDEEDIQMMDSEPVEFAGEMEI from the coding sequence atgCTGAATGCCGAGCGCCGCCCTTCTATGGCGGAACGTCGTccttccttcttttctccCGGTCCTGACGGCTCCTTACAATCAACTTCCCTCGTTGTGCCACATTTGGCTGGTATCGAGGATCCTTTACCGGAAACTACACCGGAACAAGTGGATGTACTCATTGCTGGTACCGGGTTGATTGAAAGTATTCTATCTGCTTCTTTAGCATGGCAGGGATCCACCGTTTTGCATATAGATTCCAATAACTATTATGGGGACACATGGGCTACAATGACAATTGatcagttgaagaattggacAAATCAAGTGAATGAAGACTCAGACGAAACACGGTTTTACAAAGATGCCAGACTCTATGTCTCCGGGTTGGTAGCTCAGGGGAAattcaaatccaagaattttGGTATTGATTTAAGTCCCAAGATTCTATTTGCACAATCCGATCTACTCTCAGTTCTAATTAAATCAAGAGTACATCAGTATTTGGAGTTCCAATCGTTATCCAACTTCCATACCTTTGAGAATGATAACTTTGAAAGGTTAACGAACTCgaaacaagaaatatttACTGACCAAACTCTTCCATTGATGACGAAACGCAATTTAATGCGTTTCATTAAATTTGTGCTAGAATGGGAAAAAAGCACGGACATTTGGAAACCATACGCTGAACAGCCACTTGCTAGTTTCCTAGTCGATAAATTCAAGCTAGAAAAACctcaagtttttgaattaatattttcaattggTATGTGTCGTAATCTGGATACTAAGACACCAGAAGGTTTAGCAAGGATCAGAAGATTTTTAACTAGTTTTGACGTTTACGGACCTTTCCCAGTCCTATATTCAAAGTATGGTGGGCCGGGAGAACTATCTCAAGGATTCTGCAGATCAGCAGCAGTGGCTGGTGCCACTTATAAACTCAATCATAAATTGGTATCATACGATCCGAACTCCCAGACTGCGGTTTTTGAAGACGGTTCAAGAGTAAGAGTCACAGAAAAGGTTGTCGCATCCCCTACCCAACATCCCCAGAATGGCGGTAACATTCCTCCCCAGAAGTACGAAGTGCATAGGCTCACTTGTGTTGTGGAAAAAGACTGCTCACAGTGGTTCAGTGAAGGAGAAAGTGCTGCTATGGTCGTGTTCCCACCTGATTCATTGAAGACAGGAAACGTTGAAGCCGTACAGGTGGTGATTTTAGGCTCAGGAGCCGAAGTTTGCGAACCAGGTACTTGCGTTTGGTACTTCTCAACCACTCAAGCCGGTCCTCGAGGTGATTTGGACCTTGATGCTGCACTTGAAGCAATGATCAATAGTATTTTAAGGGAGTCCTCGGATATACCCAATGAGGATGAACTTGTAcaaatcaattcaaatgGCGTTCCACTAGTCAACAGTGTAAAACTGGGACAGTCGTTCAAAGAActcatttcaaaagaacgGGTAAACTTCATCATGAAATTGTACTATACTCAATACACATCCACTCCTCCATTTGATATTGTTACTCCAGActtatttgatttgaataaatctAAAGAATTTATTCCTGGCGCATCAGATAATGGAATTCTTTATACTTCGTTGCCATCAGGAGAAGTGTCATATGATGAAGTTATTACTGCAGCAAAGTTCCTTTATGAAAAAATAGTAGGAAGTGATGACGATTTCTTCGACcttgattttgaaaatgacGAACCAGATCTAAAAAATACCAATAAAACAATTAATAGCTACGATGAAAGTGCTATCgcagatgatgaagaagatattcaaatgaTGGACTCAGAGCCAGTTGAATTTGCAGGCGAGATGGAAATATGA
- the KHA1 gene encoding Kha1p (similar to uniprot|P40309 Saccharomyces cerevisiae YJL094C KHA1 Putative K /H antiporter) codes for MANTVGGVLSGVNPFIYNSGSPITFFLIQAALILVLTNVLHVFISKLRQPKVISEVIAGIILGPTVFGQIPNYLTTIFPAGSVTGLNLVANLGIILFMFFLGMEVDISFVKRNAKAAISIGLATLIVPFGFGCLFALPLYNAYMDGHGIEFKVFMVFIAVSLSITAFPVLCRILTELRLVKERVGIIVLTSGTINDVVGWILLALCIILSNSQSDPVNVVYILLCTFGWFLFCCYPVRLTLKWGFNRFHEFERDSPSTFATLLILVIVLLSAYFTDIIGVHPIFGAFIAGIIVPRENNYVSKLTARMEDIPNLLMIPIYFTIAGLNVDLTLLNKGSDWGYIFASIGIAVATKVVSGALLSKINGLCWRESLAVGVLMSCKGIVEIVVLTTGLNAGIITKKVYAMFIFMALISTFITTPLTLWIFPDHYRNELKRQRTDGSTSEIVPNTVGKTKDLKHMHFSTVELVINNAKAVALSLWFIKAFSSGQEEWKEMFTSDSGDLEKKHLKKVLSTDTEALTVVSDDDESPLLVNARNLKLMSDRTAEILELTSLYNSLTSADNGLEMLRVFSSLFGLKFKGEVMFSSLGEKVGYIGKIPVANNTTLLIPLNYPNGEQSESISRILSFNDLPEDFFSTLSSKISSSLVLLFGTVVHQQPTSVLVYLLNSTLTGSDYMALFLGLVMGLHAKTIKIVTVSEHLVALGELQEILRSSILIKLDITTISTNETDSAVASVDVFNDIELNNKSLVVLPQDSIKSTCLDDYSKVLVTKASKSGSTVAICHR; via the coding sequence ATGGCTAATACCGTGGGAGGTGTGCTTTCGGGGGTCAATCCTTTCATATATAACTCTGGTTCACCAATAACGTTTTTCCTTATTCAAGCAGCGTTAATTCTAGTACTTACGAATGTTTTGCATGTGTTTATTTCGAAACTTAGGCAACCGAAAGTTATCTCTGAGGTTATTGCAGGTATCATACTAGGGCCTACCGTGTTTGGACAGATCCCAAATTATCTCACAACCATTTTCCCTGCTGGCTCAGTGACTGGTTTGAACCTTGTAGCTAATTTGGGAATCATTTTGTTCATGTTTTTCTTGGGGATGGAAGTCGATATTAGCTTCGTGAAGAGAAATGCCAAGGCAGCTATCTCGATTGGATTGGCGACGTTAATTGTACCATTCGGGTTTGGGTGTTTGTTTGCATTACCCTTATATAATGCTTATATGGACGGACATGGTATTGAATTCAAAGTCTTTATGGTATTCATTGCCGTTTCTCTATCGATTACGGCTTTTCCAGTCTTGTGTCGTATTCTTACCGAGTTGAGAttggtgaaagaaagagtAGGTATCATTGTTTTGACTTCTGGTACCATCAATGACGTTGTAGGCTGGATTCTTCTAGCCTTGTGtattattctttccaacTCTCAGTCAGACCCAGTGAATGTCGTGTACATTTTGTTATGCACTTTTGGCTGGTTCCTATTCTGTTGTTATCCAGTCAGACTTACATTGAAGTGGGGGTTCAATAGATTCcatgaatttgaaaggGATAGCCCTTCCACTTTTGCCACTCTATTGATTCTTGTGATTGTACTACTAAGTGCTTACTTTACAGATATTATTGGTGTTCATCCGATTTTTGGGGCTTTTATTGCAGGTATTATCGTTCCTAGAGAAAACAATTACGTGTCGAAATTAACGGCACGCATGGAAGATATACCCAACTTACTTATGATACCAATCTATTTCACTATTGCTGGTTTGAACGTTGATTTAactcttttgaataaagGTTCTGATTGGGGATACATCTTTGCAAGTATTGGTATTGCCGTTGCAACGAAGGTTGTTTCTGGTGCTCTTTTATCTAAAATAAATGGATTATGCTGGAGAGAATCTTTGGCTGTTGGTGTCTTGATGTCATGTAAGGGTATTGTGGAAATTGTTGTCTTAACAACTGGTTTGAACGCTGGTATAATCACCAAGAAGGTTTATGCAatgttcattttcatgGCACTTATTTCAACTTTTATAACCACCCCATTGACGTTGTGGATTTTCCCTGATCATTATCgtaatgaattgaaaagacaaCGAACTGACGGTAGTACTTCAGAAATAGTACCCAACACGGTCGGCAAGACAAAGGACTTGAAACACATGCATTTCTCTACCGTTGAATTGGTGATTAATAATGCCAAAGCTGTTGCGTTGTCCTTATGGTTCATCAAAGCGTTTAGTTCTGGGCAGgaagaatggaaagaaatgtttACTTCTGATTCGGGAGATTTAGAGAAgaaacatttgaagaaagtacTTTCGACAGATACAGAAGCACTAACAGTAGtttctgatgatgacgaaTCCCCGTTATTGGTCAATGCTaggaatttgaagttgatgtCAGATAGAACTGCTGAAATTCTTGAACTGACCAGTTTATACAATAGCCTGACATCTGCAGATAATGGTCTTGAAATGTTACGTGTGTTCTCATCTTTGTTTGGATTGAAATTCAAGGGCGAGGTCATGTTCTCATCACTGGGAGAAAAGGTTGGCTATATTGGAAAGATTCCAGTTGCAAATAACACCACGCTCTTGATACCACTAAACTATCCTAACGGTGAACAAAGTGAGTCCATCTCAAGGATTTTGTCATTCAATGATTTACCTGAAGACTTCTTCAGTACGctttcttccaaaatatcTTCATCCCTCGTTCTTCTTTTCGGAACTGTTGTTCATCAACAACCCACATCAGTTCTTGTATATCTACTAAATTCAACTTTAACTGGTTCTGACTATATGGCCTTGTTCTTGGGATTAGTGATGGGATTACATGCCAAGACTATCAAAATTGTTACCGTTTCAGAGCATCTGGTTGCTCTTGGAGAACTGCAAGAGATTCTCAGATCCTCCATTCTGATAAAATTGGATATTACAACTATATCGACTAACGAAACTGATTCCGCAGTTGCGAGTGTTGATGTCTTCAATGACATCGAACTTAATAATAAGAGTTTGGTGGTATTACCACAAGATTCTATAAAGTCTACATGTTTAGACGATTATTCTAAAGTGCTTGTAACGAAAGCTTCTAAAAGTGGTTCTACGGTAGCCATCTGTCATAGGTGA
- a CDS encoding TerD family protein (conserved hypothetical protein), with product MSIAISRKLLSNRKALYGEKELCSSDPIESIDDILFTFVAELNKLGYQFSENAQDYLRTLSVNELTEFRSMAKTVLEEALGADVKYVPLFRKFPESIPDRSLLVEAVYESLGDLTHLLFFNFYGYWSSSEYNGSWFGRQYPDLELQEAIKRPELITGKELTTLDIVGRGVVLELFENLANSKTSTSASDKEFINSVIATGNDWKSSLPEVIPSKENLVHIIGCAATKSGPFDEELQKLFSTHIKTATDVLRLAASFSGSDVALTKHTRFKISNSQRKFLLFALNKLDRETAMEDILRFLGLWLVLAKYLHVNAYASRYPNAAKMIQTIRGNQKSIKTFNRTIETALRARKDLKNEGNMESSLESIIHILKARPGDFARRLDHLLRSYPSTEHAQIVISFLDVASSVSTPLLLNLSTHFQYRHEISPIRVFLPKGSATNAIIEDEDERQTYSSELCSNLYKGIDSVLIERFSKLEPLGNIFIDPILEDYIPPIGLRDASEALHTFGRGSKMRFDKNSKVIRLFLYWENIKETQGAAHEGRVDVDLSCLQLSDNFENKGEIAYYNLANGAVTHSGDFTDATNGAAEFIDVKLDDIKEAFPETRYIAVTVNSYTGQKFNTFTAKAGFMIRDNISGEHFEPKTVEQKFDLLSASRFNIPMVLDLYENTIIWLDLAISQNKIYNVNLHEKTPLVGSLAKYALNIYREKCNLLKLMQLHGEARAQTVSAQHDPEKDYDHCFDENFASKTDEIVGNFLI from the coding sequence ATGAGTATAGCCATATCGAGAAAGCTGCTATCTAACAGAAAGGCCTTGTATGGTGAGAAAGAATTGTGCAGCTCTGATCCAATCGAAAGCATTGATGACATACTATTCACCTTTGTTGCTGAGTTAAATAAGTTGGGTTATCAATTTTCAGAAAATGCGCAGGACTATTTGAGAACACTGTCTGTCAATGAACTAACAGAATTCAGGTCCATGGCGAAGACTGTTCTGGAGGAAGCTTTAGGTGCAGACGTAAAATATGTACCGTTGTTTCGCAAATTCCCTGAGTCTATTCCTGACAGAAGTCTGTTGGTAGAGGCAGTCTACGAAAGTTTAGGAGATCTGACTCATTTGCtgttcttcaacttttaTGGATATTGGTCATCGTCCGAGTATAATGGATCATGGTTTGGTAGACAGTATCCCGATTTAGAGTTACAGGAGGCCATTAAGCGTCCTGAATTAATCACTGGCAAAGAATTGACGACATTGGATATAGTCGGCCGAGGAGTGGTCTTAGAACTTTTCGAAAACCTCGCTAATTCGAAGACTTCAACTTCTGCCTCTGAcaaagaattcatcaactCAGTGATAGCCACTGGGAACGATTGGAAATCTTCTTTACCAGAAGTTATTCCTAGCAAAGAAAACCTTGTGCACATCATTGGTTGCGCTGCTACAAAATCTGGTCCATTTGATGAGGAATTACAGAAATTGTTTTCCACTCATATCAAGACTGCTACAGATGTTTTACGTCTTGCAGCTTCGTTCTCTGGATCAGATGTGGCTTTGACTAAGCACACGCgcttcaaaatatcaaattctcAAAGAAAGTTCTTACTGTTCGCGTTAAACAAATTGGATCGTGAAACGGCAATGGAGGATATACTGAGATTTTTGGGCCTCTGGCTTGTATTAGCTAAATATTTACATGTCAATGCTTACGCTAGCAGATATCCAAACGCAGCCAAAATGATCCAAACAATTAGAGGAAACCAAAAATCGATAAAAACCTTCAATagaacaattgaaacagCCTTAAGAGCAAGAAAGGACCTTAAAAATGAAGGCAACATGGAAAGCAGTTTAGAATCAATTATACATATTTTGAAAGCAAGGCCTGGTGACTTTGCTCGTCGGTTAGATCACCTTCTGCGTTCATATCCATCTACAGAGCATGCTCAAATTGTAATTAGCTTTTTGGATGTTGCATCGTCTGTATCGACACCGCTACTTCTGAATCTTTCCActcattttcaatatcgtCATGAAATATCACCCATACGTGTTTTCTTGCCAAAAGGCTCTGCAACCAACGCCATTatagaagatgaagacgagCGCCAGACTTATTCCTCAGAACTCTGTTCAAATTTGTATAAGGGCATCGACTCTGTACTGATAGAACGATTCAGTAAATTAGAGCCTTTAGGCAATATCTTTATTGATCCAATATTAGAGGATTACATACCACCAATAGGATTGCGGGACGCATCAGAGGCTTTGCATACTTTTGGCAGAGGGTCCAAGATGCGATTTGATAAGAACTCCAAGGTAATTCGGTTGTTCTTATACTGGGAGAATATAAAGGAAACACAAGGCGCAGCACACGAAGGAAGGGTAGATGTTGACTTATCATGTTTGCAGTTATCAGATAACTTCGAAAACAAAGGAGAAATTGCGTATTACAATTTGGCTAATGGCGCCGTCACACACTCTGGAGATTTCACTGATGCGACGAATGGTGCCGCTGAATTTATAGACGTTAAGTTAGATGATATCAAGGAAGCATTCCCAGAAACACGCTATATTGCTGTGACAGTTAATTCCTATACTGGTCAAAAATTTAACACTTTCACAGCTAAAGCTGGTTTCATGATTAGGGACAATATTAGTGGAGAACATTTCGAGCCAAAAACTGTCGAGCAGAAGTTTGATCTTCTATCAGCTTCGAGATTTAATATTCCAATGGTGCTGGATCTATACGAAAACACAATTATTTGGCTTGACCTCGCCATTTCTCAGAACAAGATTTACAACGTCAACCTCCATGAAAAGACACCACTTGTTGGATCACTAGCCAAGTATGCTCTGAACATTTATAGAGAAAAATGCAACCTTTTAAAATTAATGCAACTTCATGGCGAAGCCAGAGCCCAGACTGTATCTGCACAGCACGATCCAGAAAAAGATTATGACCATTGTTTCGATGAGAATTTTGCATCAAAGACCGATGAGATAGTGGGGAATTTTCTAATTTAG
- the SCP1 gene encoding Scp1p (similar to uniprot|Q08873 Saccharomyces cerevisiae YOR367W), translated as MSYGIKPDVTSLDDDLKESRSKKFNKHDITEIKRWIYAIIEEQSPDDSLLDALKDGTVLCKLANRLLKEETGVSDSMKWKSSRIAFVQMEQISMFLQFATKYGVPQDELFQTVDLYEEKDPAIVYQTIKSLSRYANSKHPDLFPVIGPQLSTKRPRPPVKGKPSHLKNVGWSTVEYGYMKGANQSTEGIVFGNKRDITMN; from the coding sequence ATGAGCTACGGTATCAAGCCTGATGTGACATCATTGGATGATGATCTTAAAGAATCAAGAAGTaagaagttcaacaaaCATGATATAACAGAAATAAAGAGATGGATTTATGCtattattgaagaacaatcACCTGACGACAGTCTTTTGGATGCATTAAAAGATGGTACTGTGCTATGTAAGCTTGCTAATAGACtcttaaaagaagaaacaggAGTGTCCGATTCaatgaaatggaaaagttcaagaattgcgtttgttcaaatggaacaaataAGTATGTTCTTACAGTTCGCAACTAAGTACGGAGTTCCACAAGATGAACTTTTCCAGACTGTTGATCTCTATGAGGAAAAAGACCCAGCAATTGTCTACCAAACCATTAAGTCATTATCCAGATATGCAAATTCCAAACACCCTGACCTGTTCCCAGTAATAGGTCCACaattatcaacaaaaagGCCGAGACCACCTGTGAAAGGAAAACCATCGCACTTAAAGAATGTTGGATGGAGTACTGTAGAATATGGTTACATGAAGGGCGCAAACCAATCCACCGAGGGTATTGTTTTCGGAAATAAACGTGATATAACAATGAATTGA
- a CDS encoding uncharacterized protein (similar to uniprot|P38355 Saccharomyces cerevisiae YBR287W ZSP1) — MAGPSSTNPTGLSFSHLSYLTFESVLQVVIISFAGFWCAYTGLLPKQGQKIVSLLNVDLFTPCLIFSKLAKSLSLAKILEISIIPLFYALTTGISFLSGKLLSYLFGFDVDETNFVVANSIFGNSNSLPVSLTLSLAYTLPDLTWDQIPDDSRDNVASRGILYLLIFQQIGQVLRWSWGYNKLMRWSEDSVHHNHRISSQLESQATLGNDPNNVSSLSLQSESTSAASQQEVNLRESPYYAGTFTKLKQQTCFYIAKVRSFMNPPLYSMLFSVIVASIPPLQHEFFQADGFINNTLSEAIAELGSVSIPLILIVLGSNLYPSGETAALTKNHKKLVFASIMGRMVLPSCFILPIIAGCVKFIKVSILDDPIFLVVGFILTVSPPAIQLTQITQLNEFFEAEMANVLFWGYVVLTLPISIIIVSIAITVLQWAQ; from the coding sequence ATGGCAGGTCCGTCTTCAACTAACCCGACAGGATTATCGTTTTCTCATCTCAGTTATTTGACCTTTGAATCTGTTTTACAGGTAGTGATCATTTCATTTGCAGGTTTCTGGTGTGCTTATACGGGACTACTACCGAAACAAGGCcaaaaaattgtttctttgctAAACGTGGATCTTTTTACACCATGTTTGATTTTCAGTAAATTAGCCAAGTCTCTTTCCTTGGcaaaaattttggaaatttctATAATCCCGCTGTTCTATGCCTTAACCACAGGTATTTCCTTCCTTTCTGGTAAATTGTTATCGTATTTGTTCGGATTTGATGTCGATGAAACCAACTTCGTAGTGGCTAATTCGATATTCGGAAACTCAAACTCTTTACCAGTTTCTTTGACCCTTTCTTTAGCCTACACTTTACCGGATTTAACTTGGGACCAAATCCCTGATGATTCAAGGGATAACGTTGCGTCAAGAGGTATACTCtatcttttgattttccaACAAATCGGCCAAGTGTTGAGATGGTCATGGGGTTATAACAAATTGATGAGATGGTCAGAGGATTCAGTTCATCACAACCATCGTATTTCCTCTCAATTGGAATCGCAGGCTACATTGGGTAATGACCCAAATAATGTTTCAAGTCTAAGTTTGCAGAGTGAATCCACTTCTGCAGCTTCACAACAGGAAGTGAATCTACGTGAGAGCCCATATTATGCCGGTACTTTTacgaaattgaaacagcaGACGTGCTTTTACATTGCTAAAGTTAGAAGTTTTATGAACCCTCCTTTATATTCCATGTTGTTCTCGGTAATTGTTGCGTCAATCCCACCTTTACAACATGAATTTTTCCAAGCTGACGgtttcatcaacaatacACTATCTGAAGCTATAGCTGAGTTGGGATCAGTTTCCATTCCATTGATCCTTATTGTACTCGGTTCAAACTTGTACCCATCGGGAGAAACTGCTGCTCTCACCAAAAATCACAAAAAATTAGTTTTCGCATCTATAATGGGACGTATGGTTTTGCCATCATGTTTCATTCTACCGATAATTGCTGGTTGTGTTAAATTTATCAAAGTTAGTATATTGGATGATCCAATTTTCTTAGTGGTTGGGTTCATTTTGACAGTCTCACCACCTGCAATTCAATTAACTCAAATTACCCAATTAAACGAATTCTTTGAGGCTGAAATGGCCAACGTTTTATTCTGGGGTTACGTTGTGTTAACTCTTCCGATCTCGATAATCATTGTTTCTATTGCTATTACCGTCTTACAGTGGGCTCAATAA